Part of the Ignavibacterium album JCM 16511 genome, TTTTAGTTCCCATCCACAAATTACCATCGCTGTCTTCGTAAATTGACCAGATATCTCTGGAAATAAAATTATTCTTTTCTGAAGATGGTTTAAATACTTTAAACTCATAACCATCAAATCGGTTCAATCCATCTTCGGTTCCAAACCAGATAAATCCGTTTCTATCCTGAAGGACACAATTAACTTTGCTATTGGAAAGGCCATCCTGAACAGTATAATTCCTGAACTCGACAGATTGAGCCCTGATAACAAAAGCAAATAGAATTAAAAATAGAAGTGCTTTCCCAAACATACATTTTTGAATTAATTTCTGATGTAAGTTATGAAGCGCCTGCCTAGTTTTCAAGAATAATATGAGAAAAATTTCATTAAAAATTATTTTTTATCTTTTGAAAATTCTTTTTCAGAATTTAATTTTTAACTGAGATTAACAAACTATAAGGAAAATATAATGGCTGAACCTTTAATTGCTCATGTTGAAATTCCTGCAACTGATTTAAATCGTTCTAAAGAATTTTACCAAAAAGTTTTCGGATGGGATTTTAAACAATTTGGTAATGGTTATTTACTTTTTAATAATCATAAGGGAATAATGGTTGGTTTAAGACAGGTTGATAATGTTTCAATCGGTGATACAACTGTTTTTCATGTAAACATTCCGGACATAAATTCAATTTTAGAAAAAGTAAAAGCAAACGGCGGAGCAGTTAAGAGAAATAAAACTGTTATTCCTGCTATGGGTTGGTATGCTTTGCTAACTGATCCTGATGGAAATACAATTGGTTTGTATCAAAAAGGATAAAACATTAAACCCACGATCTCGGTCGTGGGTTAATTAATACCAGGATTAAAACATTCTCAACAAAATCATAACCAGACACACAATAAATCAAAGGTCTTCTATTTTCTCTTCCAATTAAATCAATTAATTCTATTGTTCATCAACTGCAAAACTAACTCTGCTTTCATTAGTTGACGAATCTTTTGCGCTCTTAGCGGTTAATTTCATTTTTCACCGCAAGGAACGCAAAGAATCGCGAAGATTTTTATCTCATCAATATCATCTTCTTCACCTCAGTAAAGTTTCCATTTGTGAGCTTATAAAAATAAACTCCACTCGTTAATGAAGAACCATCAATCTCATACTCATAAACTCCGGGTTGAAGATTTTCATTTACAACTGTTGCGACTTCATTACCAAGAATATCATAAACTTTAAGAGTTGTTAAAGTCCCTTCACCTTTGGAGAAGTCATTTAGAGATGAGGCAGGAATTGTAAACTTGATTTTAGTAGTCGGATTAAATGGATTTGGATAGTTCTGCTCAAGCACAAACTCCGCAGGCAATTGAATTTCATCTCTCACATCAACTGTTACATTCAGATTTTTTAATATGAAATTATTTGGATCGAATTGCATCGAGTTAATTGCTCCATAAACCTGAATATTAAATTCCTGATTTTGCTGATTATTGAACACAGTAAGTAATGTATCAGATAAGCCGATTCTTGTAATGTTTATCTGAATAGGCATTGTAAAGAAGATGGGATTAGTATTGGTTAATTGACTTATATTTAATCTCAGATTCCACAAAGAATCATTCAACTGAGATTTACTCCAGTTAACATTATATCTTGGATAATTCTCACCATAAATCCACTGCTGAAAGAAATAATCCAGATCCATTCCCGAAACACTTTCAGCAATTGCCTGAAAATCTTCTGTTACTGCAACTCCGTAAGAAACTGTTGGATGATAAGTATAAGTTCGAAGAATATTATAGAAAGTAGAATCTCCAACAATGCCTCTTAACATATGAAGTATTACAGCACCTTTTGCATAAGACCTTGCATAATTGAAAATACTATTAACCGAAGAAATATCAGTAACCCAAACAGAACCACTTGCATTCTTTGCATAATTCATTTCATTTGCGATGTAATTGTTGTAAGCTGATCTTCCCTGTGTTGCTTCAATCCAGACTCCTTCAGCGTAAGTTGCGAATCCCTCATTGAGCCAGATGTTATGCCAGTCTTTACAGGTTATAGCATCACCATACCATTGATGTGCTAATTCGTGAGAGTTTATTCCTTCGCCAAACGCACCCATAGAAGAACAAGTCTGATGTTCCATACCTCCACCCCAACCAAACTGTGCGTGTCCGTATTTCTCATTTATAAACGGATACTCACCAAAATGCTGTTTGAATACTTCAATCATTTGAGGAGTTTTATCCAAAAGATTTTTCAGAGTTGTATTAAATGTTTCCGGATAGATGTAATGAGTTACCGGCATCGAATCAGTTGAACCATAGTGATAGTAATTTATATACTCAACGAAGTCTGTTGCTGCAAGAGAAATAAGATATTGTGCAATCGGATATCTTACTTTCCATTTATAAGTAGAAGTATTGTTTCCGTTATCAATTACTTCTTCAAGAATTCCGTTTGAAATAGCTTTAATAGGATTGCTTACTGTATACCAGATATCTGCAGAATCTGCTTTATCGGCAGGAGTGTCTTTGCAGGGCCACCAATCGCTTGAGCCATAAGGTTCACTTAATGTAAAGATTGACGGGGCACCACCTGCTCTCGTGTCAAATGTAAAACTTCCGAATCCACTTGAAGGTGGAGTACCGTGATAAAAAACCTGAATTGAGAATGACTCGCCTTGATTGTAAGTGTTGTCGAGTGTAATGTTTATTTTGTTGGTGCTTCTCGTAAAAGATGCAATGTTCCCGTTACACAAAACCGAATCAACTGCAAGCTGATTAACCAAATCAAGAAAAATTGTGCTTACATTTAATGTATCTGCTTTTGCATTCATAATTACAGAGCCTGAAATGGTCTGTGTTGTATGCATAATTTTCAAATCGAGTTTATAATATGTAACATCATACTTTGAATCACCCGGATAATTTACATTTTCATGTTTAAGTAATCTTTCTGCTCTTATTTGCTCTGACTTTACCCAGAATTTTTCAGGACTTTGTGCAGATAAATTAAAACTAATTACAATGAGTAAAACTGATAAAAGTAGTTTCATGACTAATCCTTGATAATTTTTGTTCAAAACTAATTAAAATTCTTTATTAAAAAGAAATACTTATTTGTTCTCTATGATTAACCCAATTCTCGAATTCTGCAAATTGAACTGAACTCACAAAAACCACAGACTTTATCTTCTCTTTTTTCAAGCAATGAAAGATTAAAAACGCCTTTTCTTATGTTATCAATATACTTTGGTACTACTTCTTCAAATATTTTAATTAAATCTTCTGAAGCTTTCAGATAATCCTCCTGTGTAAACTTTCTTCCCGGAAGATTATGAGCAATTTTTCTACCAAATTCCTCGTTAAATATTTTCAGTGAATAAATCTCTGCGCTTGCAGGTTGATATTCCTTCTTAAACTCGGCTTTAAGTAACAATTTGGATGCATATAAATACAATGGAAGCTGAAGGGAAATTCCGAGATTAAAATCTTCTCTGGTGGGTTTTCTACCACTTAGTTTATAGTCAATCACCTGATACAGTTTGTCCTCTTCATTAACATCAATTCTATCAATCTTTCCACTGAAGTTTATTTCATTAAGTTTTACTTCAATAGATGAATTTGTTCTTTTTCCGAATGAAATTTCAAAAAACAGCGGCTCAAATCCTTCTTTATCTTTTCTTTCTTCCTCAAGGAATTTGTAAAGTATGGAGTGTTTAATGTTTCCGTTGATGCCGAAGATTTTTTCATATTCAAAGAAAGAATATGGTGAAGAAAATTTTATATGCTCGGTCTTTTTTCTTGCTATCGAAAAAATCAGTTGAACAAATTCCGCAAACTCTTCTTCACTGCAGTTTTCAATCTTTCTTTTTTGCTCTTTGATTGTTTTATAGAATGTATAAAGTATTGAGTGAATGATGCTTCCAAGTTCAAATGCTTCAATTTCTTCTGTGGGTTCTTCAATAGTTTCGATAAGTAATATTCGTCTCAGAAAATATTGAAACGGACATTTTGCATATTCCTCAAGTTGAGTTGCTGAGTAAGTTCTGTCCGATAATGCTTTCAGTTTTTCTAATGATTCTTTGCTCAATTGCTCTGACAAAAAACCATTATACGGAATTTCATCAAACGGATTTTGTATTCTGAGTTCATCAATCTTTATGTCTTCTAAAATATTTTCAGGATTAAATCCTGCCTCAATCAGATTTTGATTTACCTGATCAGAATTTAAATCGTTCTTATTGATCGCACTCAGAAGTTCTTTTTCTGAGGCAATCAGTTTATCGTAATTTCCGGCGTTTATTTCCAAAGTGTTAATAACATTTTTCAAATCTTTTATAAATGTCGAAGCTGTAAATTGTTTTCTTTCATCCGAATTTGGATAGGTTAAATACAAAACTTTTTTAACTGCACACAATGCCTGATAAAAATGATAACGCTCTTCCAGAATATGTTTGTAATCTTCTTTACGGAAAGAACCACTTAAAAATATTTCAGGTTGATATCGTGTGGGAAATTCTCCATCAGTCATTCCGCCAATAAAAAGATAATCAAAGTTCAATCCTCTGATTTCATTGATTGATGTTACAAGAATTCCGGAATCAATTTTTTCACGAAGATTATATCTTGCAAACTGAAGTGCCGTTTTAATATTTTTCAGATAAAACGAAACACTGTGTTTTGGCTTTTCTCCAAGCTCAATTCTCATCAGCTCAAAAAGATTATGAACTGTTTGAACAAAACTTGTAATTGCTCTTACATTTTTTTCCGCGTAATCTTTATGATCATTTATTGCTTTAGGAATCAACTGAAGTCTTACAATCAGATTATCCAGTTCATTTCGGAATTCATCAACTGTTAATTTTGATTTAAATGGATTCAGCATTTCAGCAATTGATATAATATCCTCTTTTGCTTTCAGGTAATTTTCTTCTGGAAGAAAATTCCTTTCGTCGTCTTCATTCAGATTTTTAATTTCTTCAAGAGCATTATCTATGCTTTCAATCCAATTATTGTAACCTGCAGTTATTTTTAAGTTTGAAGCAACCTGAAGCAGATTTGATAAATCAATTCCATCAAGCTCAATCCATCTTCCGCTTAATGTTCTGAAAATATTTTTATAGAAAAAATTATTCTCTATAATTTCCAGAAGATTTATCAGTGCAATGATTGGCTGAGATTCACTCAGAGCGAATCTGTCAGTTAAATTAAAAGGTAAGCCATATTCGGTAAATATATCCCGCACAACTTTCGAATGCTCTGAAATCAGATTGAAAGCAACACAAATTTTTTCCGGCTGAACTTTTTCTTCGAACAATAGCCGTTTAATTTCTTTGGCTATAAACTCGATTTCTTTTTCGGGTGTTGCAGGATTAACAATAAAAATTTTCTCATTAACTGATTGAGGTTTATGTTTTTGAAAATCAAATAATTTTTCGCGAATAACGGAATGGAAATGAAGATTCTGTGATTCAGATAAATCAGTTATTTCTTTAAAGCCTCTCTTCTCAAACTTCGAAAAGCATTCGTCAAGATGCCCGAATAAAGCAGGATTGTATTTGTAATAATCAAACTGAATGAAAAAATCTTCGCGACATTCAGAAATTCTGTTAAGCAACTCAATCTCAGGATTACTGAATTCATCAAACCCATTTACAAGAACAAAGTTCACTTCATTGAATAATTCATCAAAAGCTTTCTGAAAATCTTTATCGGAAAGTTCATTCAGAAATTTATAAATATCGCCGATTTCAAAAAGATTATTTTGTGAACATTCATTAAAGTAATCGGCATAAATTTTTGCAATGTCATTTGCTTTATTTTTTTCGCTGCCCGTCAGATTTTTTGCTTGTTCATAAAGTAAATCAGGAGAAACACCATTTCGCTTATATTCTGAAATTACATTTTTAATTCTGTCAAGTGTTCCCGCAGGAACTTCGTCTTGGTAATTCGCAAAATAGGTTGGCTTTATTTTATGAAAAGCTTTATTAAGAAGAACTACTGCTGTCGCATCATCAAGCAGAAAAAATTCACTAAGATTTGTCAGCTTGAAAATACTTAAACTTAAAGTTGATAATGTATGAATGTGAAGATTGGCTGTTGCCCCATTTGGTGAAAGCGAAATCAATTCTCTTTTAAGCGAACGCACTTTTCTGTTTGTTGGAACAACAATAAGAGTTTCATTCAGCTTTTCGTTCTGAATTTTTTCATTCAGAATAAAATCAATATCAATCTGCTTTAAGTTTTTTTTTGAAAGAATCATTTCATTTTCCTGATTAAAAGATTTCTGTATGTATCTCTTAATTCGGGATATTTTTTAAGCTCGAGTAACTCAACAAGATAATTAAATCTTTTCTCAGCATCGCGCAAACCATTTATAACCCTTGTTTCAAGTTCAAGAAAATATCCGAGTTTATCAACCTTATCAAGATGAATTCTTGTATTATCAAACCAATAAAGCTCCCGGATTTTATTTACTTCAACAATCCGTTCAAGAAACTTATCTAAAAATTTATTTGCATCAGATGAATTGATATCAAGCAGAAAATAATCAGACCATCTTTTTTTTGATTTTTCATTCCGATTGTAAAAAATCAAAGTCTGCTTTCCATTTTCAATTCTTAATTTCAGCAAACCTTTTTTCACTTTGTAATAAATATCTTTTTGTTTCAACACCTCAAAAAGTTTAATGTTATTTGCTGAAAGAATTTTTATAATACTTTTATGTGAGTCAAGTTTAACTTTTATTTCAAGATTTCTTGCCATTTGCTCTCCTGTAAATTTGTAAAAGCTCTCTTCCCTTTCTTGGTTTAATTGAATTGATTTTATCGGTTGAAATTATCAGCTCAAGTTTTTCTGAGAATAAATCAGTTGCTTCATTCACATCAACTGCAAAAGGAGGTCCTCCGATTCTGTTTTCAATCGGAAAAAGAATGATTGCAAATATTCCTTCCGGCTTTAGCAATTGATAAATTTTATCTGCATACTCTTTTCTTCTTTTAGGATCAATTGCACAGTAAGTAACATAATCAAAAATAATTTCAAATGAATTTGAAAAAGTATTATTCAGATTAAAGAAATCTTCAACCAGAAAATTAATGTTAACTTTTTCTTTTTGTGCCAGTGACCTTGCAAACTCGATTGCCTTTTCAGAAAAATCAAGTGCAGTTACCTCAAATCCTTTTTTCGCAGCTTCAATTGCATCGTATCCATAGCCACAGCCAACAACCAGAAATTTCTTTCTTCCGTCAAAATATTCTGAAGAAAGTAAATCAATAAAAGCAGGTGTAGGAGATTTTAAGTCCCACGCTGCAGAATTATTTATGTAAAGTTCATTCCAGAATTCTGGTTTATTTACATCGCTCATATAAAAAGAATATAAAATTATACATTGTTATTTTTATTCAGATAAGTATTTTTCGAACAGAAATAAAAAAGCTGTTATCATGAAAAAAATATTTTTTATTCTTGGTTTAATATTAGTTATTCCACTGACAAATTTAAATGCTCAGAAAATTGGTAAACTTGCACCGGAAAAAGAACCTGAAATCTATCCGGATAATGCCTGGGGAATTGATATTATGTTCGGTGAATCTGGTTTTGGTTTAGGAACTTTTTTAAGAAGACAAATTGGTGGAAACTTAACTGCATTTGCTGATTTATCATTTGCTGAAGCTAAGGATGAAAGAGAAATTGAATACATTGACTATTTCGGACAAACTTTTGTAATCGGAAAGAAGAATCGTGTTTTTCAGTTACCACTTATTTTGGGCTTGCAATACAGATTATTCAAAGGGGAAATTGAAGATAATCTACGACCTTACATTAGTGCAGGAGTAGGTCCAACACTTGTAATCACAACTCCTTATGAAGAAGAATTTTTCAGTGCGTTTGGAAATGCTCAATCCAAATTTGCGCTCGGCGGCTATGTTGGTATCGGTGCAAACTTCGGAATTGATAAGTCGAGTCTTGTCGGAATAAATGTTCGTTATTTCCGTGTTCAGTTTTTTGATGACGGAGTTGAAAGTCTTTTCGGAAGATTCAAAGATAACCTGAGTGGATTCTTCATTGCGCTTAATCTCGGGCTGATGTATTAATAACAGTTGCAATCAAATGCTCCTTAATGCAACAGAAAAATTTTTGATTTCAATCAATCCCAAAGCATTTCAACTAAGTGTAACAGCTTATCTGACCAAATCAATTCATCTTAATAATACCTGCCGCTATACTATCAGCGCAGGAGGATCATCTTTTTTGTGTCTGAATAACTTTCGGTTATTATTCTGTAGAAATAAACTCCACTTGGTAAATTACTTGCGTCAAACTCAACTTCATAAGTCCCAACTGGTTTATTATCATTTAATAATTTTATAATCTGTTTTCCTAGTATGTCATAAATTATAATTTGAACTATATCTGATTTTG contains:
- a CDS encoding VOC family protein, producing MAEPLIAHVEIPATDLNRSKEFYQKVFGWDFKQFGNGYLLFNNHKGIMVGLRQVDNVSIGDTTVFHVNIPDINSILEKVKANGGAVKRNKTVIPAMGWYALLTDPDGNTIGLYQKG
- a CDS encoding M1 family aminopeptidase is translated as MKLLLSVLLIVISFNLSAQSPEKFWVKSEQIRAERLLKHENVNYPGDSKYDVTYYKLDLKIMHTTQTISGSVIMNAKADTLNVSTIFLDLVNQLAVDSVLCNGNIASFTRSTNKINITLDNTYNQGESFSIQVFYHGTPPSSGFGSFTFDTRAGGAPSIFTLSEPYGSSDWWPCKDTPADKADSADIWYTVSNPIKAISNGILEEVIDNGNNTSTYKWKVRYPIAQYLISLAATDFVEYINYYHYGSTDSMPVTHYIYPETFNTTLKNLLDKTPQMIEVFKQHFGEYPFINEKYGHAQFGWGGGMEHQTCSSMGAFGEGINSHELAHQWYGDAITCKDWHNIWLNEGFATYAEGVWIEATQGRSAYNNYIANEMNYAKNASGSVWVTDISSVNSIFNYARSYAKGAVILHMLRGIVGDSTFYNILRTYTYHPTVSYGVAVTEDFQAIAESVSGMDLDYFFQQWIYGENYPRYNVNWSKSQLNDSLWNLRLNISQLTNTNPIFFTMPIQINITRIGLSDTLLTVFNNQQNQEFNIQVYGAINSMQFDPNNFILKNLNVTVDVRDEIQLPAEFVLEQNYPNPFNPTTKIKFTIPASSLNDFSKGEGTLTTLKVYDILGNEVATVVNENLQPGVYEYEIDGSSLTSGVYFYKLTNGNFTEVKKMILMR
- a CDS encoding PD-(D/E)XK nuclease family protein, yielding MILSKKNLKQIDIDFILNEKIQNEKLNETLIVVPTNRKVRSLKRELISLSPNGATANLHIHTLSTLSLSIFKLTNLSEFFLLDDATAVVLLNKAFHKIKPTYFANYQDEVPAGTLDRIKNVISEYKRNGVSPDLLYEQAKNLTGSEKNKANDIAKIYADYFNECSQNNLFEIGDIYKFLNELSDKDFQKAFDELFNEVNFVLVNGFDEFSNPEIELLNRISECREDFFIQFDYYKYNPALFGHLDECFSKFEKRGFKEITDLSESQNLHFHSVIREKLFDFQKHKPQSVNEKIFIVNPATPEKEIEFIAKEIKRLLFEEKVQPEKICVAFNLISEHSKVVRDIFTEYGLPFNLTDRFALSESQPIIALINLLEIIENNFFYKNIFRTLSGRWIELDGIDLSNLLQVASNLKITAGYNNWIESIDNALEEIKNLNEDDERNFLPEENYLKAKEDIISIAEMLNPFKSKLTVDEFRNELDNLIVRLQLIPKAINDHKDYAEKNVRAITSFVQTVHNLFELMRIELGEKPKHSVSFYLKNIKTALQFARYNLREKIDSGILVTSINEIRGLNFDYLFIGGMTDGEFPTRYQPEIFLSGSFRKEDYKHILEERYHFYQALCAVKKVLYLTYPNSDERKQFTASTFIKDLKNVINTLEINAGNYDKLIASEKELLSAINKNDLNSDQVNQNLIEAGFNPENILEDIKIDELRIQNPFDEIPYNGFLSEQLSKESLEKLKALSDRTYSATQLEEYAKCPFQYFLRRILLIETIEEPTEEIEAFELGSIIHSILYTFYKTIKEQKRKIENCSEEEFAEFVQLIFSIARKKTEHIKFSSPYSFFEYEKIFGINGNIKHSILYKFLEEERKDKEGFEPLFFEISFGKRTNSSIEVKLNEINFSGKIDRIDVNEEDKLYQVIDYKLSGRKPTREDFNLGISLQLPLYLYASKLLLKAEFKKEYQPASAEIYSLKIFNEEFGRKIAHNLPGRKFTQEDYLKASEDLIKIFEEVVPKYIDNIRKGVFNLSLLEKREDKVCGFCEFSSICRIRELG
- a CDS encoding class IV adenylate cyclase, which gives rise to MARNLEIKVKLDSHKSIIKILSANNIKLFEVLKQKDIYYKVKKGLLKLRIENGKQTLIFYNRNEKSKKRWSDYFLLDINSSDANKFLDKFLERIVEVNKIRELYWFDNTRIHLDKVDKLGYFLELETRVINGLRDAEKRFNYLVELLELKKYPELRDTYRNLLIRKMK
- a CDS encoding methyltransferase domain-containing protein, with the protein product MSDVNKPEFWNELYINNSAAWDLKSPTPAFIDLLSSEYFDGRKKFLVVGCGYGYDAIEAAKKGFEVTALDFSEKAIEFARSLAQKEKVNINFLVEDFFNLNNTFSNSFEIIFDYVTYCAIDPKRRKEYADKIYQLLKPEGIFAIILFPIENRIGGPPFAVDVNEATDLFSEKLELIISTDKINSIKPRKGRELLQIYRRANGKKS
- a CDS encoding OmpW family outer membrane protein, with the protein product MKKIFFILGLILVIPLTNLNAQKIGKLAPEKEPEIYPDNAWGIDIMFGESGFGLGTFLRRQIGGNLTAFADLSFAEAKDEREIEYIDYFGQTFVIGKKNRVFQLPLILGLQYRLFKGEIEDNLRPYISAGVGPTLVITTPYEEEFFSAFGNAQSKFALGGYVGIGANFGIDKSSLVGINVRYFRVQFFDDGVESLFGRFKDNLSGFFIALNLGLMY